One Siniperca chuatsi isolate FFG_IHB_CAS linkage group LG8, ASM2008510v1, whole genome shotgun sequence DNA segment encodes these proteins:
- the LOC122880649 gene encoding exosome complex component RRP40-like, whose translation MFSCLKDKVGQVLLPGDEFSFETDDTISLTDHVKPEKVVCGPGLRRSGDRLVVCKSGVLRHKQPNMFWMDSQQRRYVPAKGETVIGIVTVKSGDVFKVDFGGSEQASLSYLAFEGATKRNRPNVQVGDLVFAQFIIANKDMEPELVCMDSSGRANGMGVFGGGGLLFTVSLGLVRRLLAPHSEVLSDLQQLFPCELVFGMNGRLWVKSSSVQQTLVIANLLQSCDTMTDQQRQQLFRRVAQGAL comes from the exons ATGTTTTCGTGTTTGAAAGATAAAGTCGGGCAGGTTCTGTTACCTGGAGATGAATTCTCCTTTGAGACCGACGACACCATCTCTCTAACGGATCACGTGAAACCGGAGAAGGTGGTGTGTGGTCCGGGTCTGCGGCGGAGCGGAGACCGGCTGGTGGTGTGTAAAAGCGGCGTCCTCCGACACAAACAGCCCAACATGTTCTGGATGGATTCACAGCAGAGGAGG TATGTCCCAGCTAAAGGAGAGACCGTCATCGGCATCGTGACTGTCAAATCAGGAGACGTCTTCAAGGTGGACTTTGGAGGAAGTGAGCAGGCGTCTCTGTCCTACCTGGCGTTTGAGGGAGCCACCAAGAGGAACCGCCCCAACGTCCAG GTGGGCGACCTGGTGTTCGCTCAGTTCATCATAGCCAATAAGGACATGGAGCCGGAGCTGGTGTGTATGGACAGTTCGGGACGAGCCAATGGGATGGGAGTATTTGGGGGAGGAGGTCTGCTCTTCACAGTCTCTCTGGGACTCGTCAGAAG actGCTGGCCCCCCACAGCGAGGTCCTGTccgacctgcagcagctgttCCCCTGTGAGCTGGTGTTCGGGATGAACGGCCGTCTGTGGGTGAAGTCCTCCAGCGTTCAGCAGACGCTCGTCATCGcaaacctgctgcagagctgcgACACCATGACGGAccagcagaggcagcagctgTTCAGGAGGGTGGCACAGGGGGCGCTGTAG